The following coding sequences lie in one Paramormyrops kingsleyae isolate MSU_618 chromosome 15, PKINGS_0.4, whole genome shotgun sequence genomic window:
- the LOC140578458 gene encoding uncharacterized protein C1orf226 homolog, translated as MFENSNTGRQPAFPNFKSAASLSRRSAPPASTLGGSVDISGSGPAKLGGSQHLKNALNLGKAVGAKVNDLLRRKDASSVGDIGVTEVNRNIGAVWSSEDSGGVGIAASSQDCIPRLDPPPPNVKKRLPRALKSTQDMMISSDPVVAVVEACDSSSVSPPEETPLIQEDDKSEVQMKGEEREPGGGLELYESVGFGVKAEGSVTSGLDGTVEDRTDEPSHLQLSVPDLIHKDNLEPLHKPEGPESRMASTPRPGKPGCRISLGDALEDCLVGSGVARQRSASVEGEEPHPDLLSFE; from the exons ATGTTTGAGAATTCCAACACGGGCCGCCAGCCGGCGTTCCCCAACTTCAAGTCGGCCGCTTCACTGAGCCGGCGCTCGGCGCCTCCCGCGTCCACCTTGGGGGGGTCCGTTGACATCTCCGGCTCTGGACCGGCGAAGCTGGGGGGCAGCCAACACCTGAAGAACGCTCTCAATCTGGGCAAGGCCGTGGGGGCCAAGGTGAACGACCTCCTCCGACGGAAGGATGCTAGCAGCGTCGGGGACATCGGGGTAACGGAGGTCAACAGGAACATTGGCGCGGTATGGTCTTCCGAGGACAGTGGCGGCGTGGGCATTGCGGCTAGCAG TCAGGATTGCATTCCACGCctggacccccctccccccaatgtTAAAAAGCGTCTTCCTCGTGCTCTGAAGAGCACCCAGGACATGATGATCTCCTCTGACCCCGTGGTGGCTGTTGTGGAGGCCTGCGACTCCTCCTCCGTCTCCCCCCCGGAGGAAACGCCTCTCATCCAGGAGGATGATAAGTCTGAGGTCCAAATGAAAGGGGAGGAGAGGGAGCCAGGGGGAGGCCTGGAGTTGTACGAATCTGTGGGCTTTGGGGTCAAAGCTGAAGGTTCCGTCACCTCAGGCCTAGATGGAACGGTGGAGGACAGAACCGACGAGCCATCCCATCTCCAGCTCTCCGTTCCTGACCTCATCCACAAGGACAACCTGGAACCTCTTCACAAGCCTGAAGGTCCGGAGAGCAGAATGGCATCCACCCCTCGACCAGGAAAGCCAGGCTGCCGTATCAGCCTGGGCGATGCTCTGGAGGACTGTCTGGTGGGTTCCGGTGTGGCCAGGCAGAGATCCGCAAGCGTAGAGGGTGAGGAGCCCCACCCGGACCTTCTCTCATTCGAGTAA